The Oncorhynchus nerka isolate Pitt River linkage group LG12, Oner_Uvic_2.0, whole genome shotgun sequence genome includes a region encoding these proteins:
- the LOC115138890 gene encoding uncharacterized protein LOC115138890 isoform X1, with amino-acid sequence MMIRHWIMFLFCADFVCTLTMDIVQPDTLVFTGIGGTVSLTCFCSSDMMTYVAWFKQNFGEKPLPMTSTFHHSQENSYFNNFTKDFTETQHLSVKRGVDSFNLTISKTESGDSATYYCGIMLMGEVKFGEGTVLIFKGSESNSMSVLQQPVFESVQPGDSVTLNCTINTETRAGEHSVYWFRHGSGESHPGIIYTHGDRSDQCEKSPETGSPTQSCVYNLPKRNLILSDAGTYYCAVASCGEILFGKGTKLNIDHGCKEHQVLLVYCLGVALALCVILIIVLGCVLYKMTKKIFIPCRGTHPQSSTSSVPSSHEQDQDVDTLHYAALNVVHKKVKAMERDTVYSGVRRQNMD; translated from the exons ATGATGATCAGACATtggataatgtttttgttttgcgCCGACTTCG TTTGCACATTGACTATGGACATTGTTCAACCAGACACTTTGGTTTTTACTGGGATTGGAGGTACTGTGTCTCTCACTTGCTTTTGTTCATCTGATATGATGACCTACGTTGCTTGGTTCAAGCAGAACTTTGGAGAGAAACCTCTTCCGATGACATCAACATTTCACCACTCTCAAGAGAATTCATATTTCAACAACTTTACCAAGGATTTCACTGAGACTCAACATCTGAGTGTGAAGAGAGGAGTTGACAGCTTTAACCTGACCATCTCCAAGACAGAGTCAGGGGACTCAGCTACATACTACTGTGGTATTATGTTAATGGGAGAAGTCAAATTTGGAGAAGGAACTGTTTTAATTTTCAAAG gttcagagtccaaCAGCATGTCTGTGCTCCAGCAGCCTGTGTTTGAGTCAGTCCAGCCAGGAGACTCTGTGACTCTGAACTGTACAATAAACACTGAGACCCGTGCAGGAGAACACAGTGTCTATTGGTTCAGACATGGCTCAGGAGAATCCCACCCAGGAATCATTTACACCCATGGAGACAGGAGTGATCAGTGTGAGAAGAGCCCTGAGACTGGGTCTCCTACACAGAGCTGTGTCTACAACCTCCCCAAGAGGAACCTCATTCTCTCTGATGCTGGGACTTACTACTGTGCTGTGGCCTCATGTGGGGAGATACTGTTTGGGAAAGGGACCAAGCTGAATATTGACC ATGGTTGTAAGGAGCACCAGGTTCTCTTGGTGTACTGCCTGGGTGTAGCGTTGGCTCTTTGTGTCATCCTCATTATTGTCCTTGGTTGTGTTTTGTATAAGATGACCAAGAAAATATTTATCCCGTGCAGAG GAACGCACCCTCAATCAAGTACTTCATCAGTCCCCAGTTCTCATGAGCAG GATCAAGATGTTGACACACTCCATTACGCCGCTCTGAACGTCGTCCACAAGAAAGTGAAGGCCATGGAGAGAGACACTGTTTACTCTGGGGTGAGACGCCAAAACATGGACTGA
- the LOC115138890 gene encoding uncharacterized protein LOC115138890 isoform X2, protein MMIRHWIMFLFCADFVCTLTMDIVQPDTLVFTGIGGTVSLTCFCSSDMMTYVAWFKQNFGEKPLPMTSTFHHSQENSYFNNFTKDFTETQHLSVKRGVDSFNLTISKTESGDSATYYCGIMLMGEVKFGEGTVLIFKGSESNSMSVLQQPVFESVQPGDSVTLNCTINTETRAGEHSVYWFRHGSGESHPGIIYTHGDRSDQCEKSPETGSPTQSCVYNLPKRNLILSDAGTYYCAVASCGEILFGKGTKLNIDHGCKEHQVLLVYCLGVALALCVILIIVLGCVLYKMTKKIFIPCRGTHPQSSTSSVPSSHEQDQDVDTLHYAALNVVHKKVKAMERDTVYSGQ, encoded by the exons ATGATGATCAGACATtggataatgtttttgttttgcgCCGACTTCG TTTGCACATTGACTATGGACATTGTTCAACCAGACACTTTGGTTTTTACTGGGATTGGAGGTACTGTGTCTCTCACTTGCTTTTGTTCATCTGATATGATGACCTACGTTGCTTGGTTCAAGCAGAACTTTGGAGAGAAACCTCTTCCGATGACATCAACATTTCACCACTCTCAAGAGAATTCATATTTCAACAACTTTACCAAGGATTTCACTGAGACTCAACATCTGAGTGTGAAGAGAGGAGTTGACAGCTTTAACCTGACCATCTCCAAGACAGAGTCAGGGGACTCAGCTACATACTACTGTGGTATTATGTTAATGGGAGAAGTCAAATTTGGAGAAGGAACTGTTTTAATTTTCAAAG gttcagagtccaaCAGCATGTCTGTGCTCCAGCAGCCTGTGTTTGAGTCAGTCCAGCCAGGAGACTCTGTGACTCTGAACTGTACAATAAACACTGAGACCCGTGCAGGAGAACACAGTGTCTATTGGTTCAGACATGGCTCAGGAGAATCCCACCCAGGAATCATTTACACCCATGGAGACAGGAGTGATCAGTGTGAGAAGAGCCCTGAGACTGGGTCTCCTACACAGAGCTGTGTCTACAACCTCCCCAAGAGGAACCTCATTCTCTCTGATGCTGGGACTTACTACTGTGCTGTGGCCTCATGTGGGGAGATACTGTTTGGGAAAGGGACCAAGCTGAATATTGACC ATGGTTGTAAGGAGCACCAGGTTCTCTTGGTGTACTGCCTGGGTGTAGCGTTGGCTCTTTGTGTCATCCTCATTATTGTCCTTGGTTGTGTTTTGTATAAGATGACCAAGAAAATATTTATCCCGTGCAGAG GAACGCACCCTCAATCAAGTACTTCATCAGTCCCCAGTTCTCATGAGCAG GATCAAGATGTTGACACACTCCATTACGCCGCTCTGAACGTCGTCCACAAGAAAGTGAAGGCCATGGAGAGAGACACTGTTTACTCTGGG CAATGA